One genomic region from Candidatus Eisenbacteria bacterium encodes:
- a CDS encoding BatA and WFA domain-containing protein, with the protein MSFLNPLFLLGALGGAVPLLIHLLARKKAKKVEFSSVEFLEEAAQKEIRKLKLRQLLLLVFRVLAIVFFAIGLARPSLNVPGRVGDRQGSAVAIIFDNSLSMSYETDDGSCLELAKEKALDLSKSLSHRDEAFLILGTDPPVTRFDSPVRDPVRIGREIEGISASEMATDIPLSIEIAARLLGKSGVLNKEIFVFSDMQKTGFEAKGRVRLDKGVRVFLVQPDGGARENLSIEKVGVAGGSFASEELVKVTVRNDSQRANKAEVKVYEGGTSIGEGEAAPGPDSQQEVSIPVKFGKTVLWGKVELSRDRLRADDIRYFLLPERPLKVLIVRDSPRGIDFLSLALNPWGEGEGYVRPVVKSPAGLAHLDWSEFKVVILDGVSRLDELSLDKLSSFAFSGGGVLVAAGDGMDAEFYSTKLLPRIVPSKIAGVEEVRAEGSFMRLRPTVSSHPVFQSFAFSPGEALPGAKFSRVLKIELLPGSRVIAEFASGMPAIIEGERALFLATSTDGKWNDLVMNASFAPLLHEMVYFLSKSGAERELLVGNQLEIEKPSNLGGPALRCVDTKGNETKLSETSKLGKTYLTSEPIARAGIYSIEAGSERLATFQVNVDPRESRLESYTKDELRGLFPDNQVVLIGKRDKLKDKVMTARAGQELSVYFFGLVLLLLTVELVLSRPGRSLRKRV; encoded by the coding sequence TTGAGCTTTCTTAATCCGCTTTTTCTGCTGGGTGCTTTGGGGGGGGCAGTTCCTCTTCTCATTCACCTTCTTGCCCGGAAGAAGGCGAAGAAAGTTGAGTTCAGCTCCGTTGAGTTTCTTGAAGAAGCCGCGCAAAAAGAGATAAGGAAACTCAAACTTCGCCAGCTTCTCCTTCTAGTCTTTCGGGTCCTTGCCATCGTTTTCTTCGCAATTGGGCTTGCAAGGCCGAGCTTGAACGTGCCCGGCAGGGTGGGAGACAGACAGGGTTCGGCAGTAGCAATCATTTTTGACAACAGCCTCAGCATGTCCTATGAGACAGACGATGGGAGCTGCCTTGAGCTTGCGAAGGAAAAAGCGCTGGACTTGTCCAAGAGTCTCTCTCACAGGGATGAAGCTTTCCTGATCCTCGGCACAGATCCTCCTGTTACCAGATTCGATTCTCCGGTTCGAGACCCCGTAAGGATAGGCAGGGAAATCGAGGGAATCTCCGCGAGTGAAATGGCCACGGATATTCCCTTGTCGATAGAAATAGCCGCCCGGCTTCTGGGGAAATCGGGCGTTCTGAACAAGGAGATTTTTGTCTTTTCAGACATGCAGAAAACCGGGTTCGAGGCCAAAGGAAGAGTGAGGCTTGATAAGGGGGTGAGAGTTTTCCTTGTCCAGCCTGATGGCGGCGCACGAGAGAATCTGTCAATCGAGAAAGTCGGTGTCGCTGGCGGCAGTTTCGCATCCGAGGAACTCGTGAAGGTTACGGTCAGAAATGATTCACAGCGCGCAAACAAAGCCGAAGTAAAAGTGTATGAAGGAGGCACGAGCATCGGTGAGGGGGAAGCGGCTCCCGGACCGGATTCCCAACAGGAAGTCTCAATACCTGTCAAATTCGGAAAAACGGTCCTCTGGGGGAAAGTTGAGCTCTCGAGAGATCGGTTGAGAGCTGATGACATCAGATATTTTCTGCTGCCCGAAAGACCGCTCAAGGTTCTCATTGTGAGAGACAGTCCCAGGGGGATTGATTTTCTGTCGCTAGCGCTGAATCCATGGGGAGAAGGCGAAGGTTATGTTCGGCCGGTTGTGAAATCTCCAGCCGGCCTTGCCCATCTTGACTGGAGCGAATTCAAGGTAGTCATTCTGGACGGAGTCTCCCGGCTTGATGAGCTTTCACTCGATAAGCTTTCGAGCTTTGCGTTCTCCGGCGGAGGAGTTCTGGTTGCGGCCGGAGATGGCATGGACGCGGAATTCTATTCAACGAAGCTTCTTCCGAGAATTGTTCCCTCGAAGATTGCGGGAGTTGAGGAAGTTAGAGCCGAAGGCAGCTTCATGCGGCTCAGGCCTACAGTCTCTTCCCATCCTGTCTTTCAGAGCTTTGCTTTTTCTCCCGGCGAGGCGCTTCCGGGCGCCAAGTTTTCCCGCGTTCTCAAGATCGAGCTCCTGCCGGGCAGTCGTGTCATTGCAGAGTTTGCGTCGGGCATGCCTGCCATAATCGAGGGAGAGCGGGCTCTTTTCCTCGCCACATCCACGGATGGAAAGTGGAACGACCTTGTGATGAACGCATCATTTGCACCTCTCCTTCACGAAATGGTCTATTTCCTTTCCAAAAGCGGGGCGGAAAGAGAGCTTCTCGTCGGAAATCAATTGGAAATTGAGAAGCCCTCAAATCTTGGAGGTCCGGCCCTGAGATGCGTTGACACCAAAGGAAATGAAACCAAACTCTCGGAGACTTCAAAGCTCGGGAAGACATACTTGACGAGCGAGCCGATTGCTCGGGCAGGAATCTACTCAATAGAGGCAGGCAGCGAAAGGTTGGCAACGTTCCAGGTCAATGTTGATCCGAGAGAATCGCGCCTTGAGTCGTACACAAAGGACGAGCTTCGCGGCCTTTTCCCGGACAATCAAGTGGTTCTGATTGGGAAAAGAGATAAACTCAAGGACAAGGTGATGACCGCAAGAGCAGGGCAGGAACTCTCCGTTTACTTTTTCGGCCTCGTTCTTCTTCTTCTTACCGTTGAGCTCGTGCTGTCAAGACCCGGACGCTCGCTCAGGAAAAGAGTGTGA
- a CDS encoding DUF58 domain-containing protein, translating to MEENLARKYLDPKIVSQLEKLDLKARLVVEGFITGLHRSPYQGFSVEFAEHRQYMPGDPIRHIDWKVYGKTDRFYVRRFEEETNLKAYLLLDTSRSMQFASPGQITKLEYGKYLAASFSYLMMMQQDSVGVLLFSDRVGKYLPPRSTKTHLRTILRELEWTKASSTTNIAECLHLLAERIRRRGLIILISDLLDKPERVLTALKHFRHRKHEVVVFHILDPYELEFSYPEEAEFVDMETGRGITTHPLEIAQGYQARLKEWTNIYMRTCRENLIDYHLIDTSTPFDRALIGYLKKRKSLY from the coding sequence ATGGAAGAGAACCTGGCAAGAAAATATCTTGATCCAAAAATAGTCTCGCAGCTTGAGAAGCTTGACCTCAAGGCGAGGCTTGTTGTTGAGGGGTTCATAACGGGACTTCACAGGAGCCCGTACCAGGGATTCAGTGTTGAGTTTGCCGAGCACAGGCAGTACATGCCGGGCGATCCTATCCGGCACATCGACTGGAAGGTGTACGGAAAAACGGATAGGTTCTATGTCAGGAGATTCGAAGAGGAGACAAACCTCAAGGCATACCTGCTTCTTGATACGAGCCGTTCGATGCAGTTCGCCTCGCCCGGACAGATTACCAAGCTTGAGTACGGGAAATATCTTGCAGCTTCATTCTCATACCTCATGATGATGCAGCAGGATTCGGTCGGAGTCCTTCTTTTCTCCGATAGGGTTGGAAAATATCTTCCCCCGCGCTCAACAAAAACTCACCTCAGGACTATTCTCCGCGAGCTCGAGTGGACAAAGGCGTCAAGCACGACGAACATAGCGGAGTGCCTTCACCTTCTCGCTGAAAGGATAAGAAGAAGGGGTCTCATCATTCTTATTTCTGATCTCCTTGACAAACCGGAGAGAGTTCTTACTGCTCTCAAACATTTCCGGCACAGGAAGCACGAAGTAGTTGTGTTTCACATCCTGGACCCTTATGAGCTGGAATTCTCCTATCCCGAGGAGGCCGAGTTTGTGGACATGGAGACCGGGCGCGGGATAACCACACATCCACTCGAGATCGCCCAGGGCTATCAGGCAAGATTGAAGGAGTGGACGAACATCTATATGAGAACTTGCAGGGAAAATCTGATTGACTATCACCTTATTGACACATCGACTCCATTTGACAGGGCTCTGATTGGGTATCTCAAGAAAAGAAAGTCACTGTATTGA
- a CDS encoding DEAD/DEAH box helicase family protein has product MELKEYQQKALSQVKRYLEALGRWRTKNEQVVKVAGAEASLDVPLKAWEEVVGAGYRSRKNGLGEYVANFCLKIPTGGGKTLLAVKAIDLINSIYRKKQTGLVLWVVPTTQIYRQTIQHLRNREHPYRQHLDIASGDRTLVLEKLDRFTPIDLAQNLVVMMLMLPSASRQNKETLKVFKDSGGFGAFFPSDDDIEGHKKLLDQFSNLDAFDDRRGFFGRQVKTSLGNTLRLLSPVIILDEGHKAYSETAQGTLRGFNPSIIVELSATPTPASNILVDIRGMELAREEMVKLDLHIINKVSVDWKDTMLSSVERRNVLEEKTKEYRANTGEYIRPICLVQVERTGKDQRGGRYIHAEDVREYLIKVCGIPEEQVAVKTSEKDDIEGIDLLARDCPIRYIITKQALQEGWDCAFAYVLTILTNPASKNNLTQLVGRILRQPFARKTKSKELDESYVFCFQQRGAGLLASVKAGFEQEGLGDLAGRVIADETLEGEVSGEGERVVEIRDEFRKFVGKIYLPVFVIQEDSQWRQVSYEMDIISRIDWTNADFSSLYELPLSPLEEKDIEVAIGLSEDEKEVIRQKGVVRLKEGGLAIDMVFVARHLVDIIPNPWVAHEIGTRVMERLLAKSNAQVAANNLVFIIEETRKHAEKEKDRLAQQVFSQLIHDKRLRFLLLKEDQGYRLPSRIRVRRTGKTLTRSDGLSLQRSLFEFVPDDELNSTETAVAWYLEEQGRLLWWYRNLSRQDYAIQGWRKHRIYPDFIFSEVDPKDWTEYDKVFVVETKGLHLKNEDTEYKQDVFELCNRLAEAKSWLELGLQFPEKKVVFQVVFEHEWQRKINTLFAP; this is encoded by the coding sequence ATGGAACTGAAGGAATACCAGCAGAAGGCCCTGAGCCAGGTCAAACGCTACCTCGAAGCCCTCGGCCGTTGGCGAACGAAGAACGAGCAGGTGGTCAAGGTCGCGGGAGCCGAGGCCTCACTTGATGTGCCGCTCAAGGCATGGGAGGAAGTGGTCGGGGCTGGCTATCGTTCCCGCAAGAACGGCCTGGGCGAATACGTCGCGAACTTCTGCCTGAAGATCCCCACTGGCGGAGGAAAGACTCTGCTGGCGGTCAAGGCAATCGATTTGATCAATTCAATTTATCGCAAGAAGCAGACAGGATTAGTGCTCTGGGTGGTGCCGACTACGCAGATCTATCGACAGACCATCCAACATCTGCGCAATCGAGAGCATCCGTACCGGCAGCACTTGGATATCGCAAGCGGGGATCGGACGCTCGTCTTAGAAAAACTGGACCGATTCACGCCGATTGATCTTGCTCAGAACTTAGTTGTGATGATGTTGATGCTACCTTCGGCATCTCGCCAAAACAAAGAGACGCTCAAAGTCTTCAAAGACAGTGGTGGCTTCGGGGCATTTTTCCCGTCAGACGATGACATTGAGGGGCACAAGAAGCTCTTGGATCAGTTTTCAAACCTTGATGCCTTTGACGACAGGAGAGGTTTCTTCGGAAGACAAGTCAAGACCTCCCTGGGCAACACCCTTCGCCTACTCTCGCCAGTCATTATCTTGGACGAGGGACACAAGGCCTACAGTGAGACTGCCCAGGGGACGCTTCGGGGTTTCAATCCTTCCATCATTGTCGAGCTTTCAGCCACGCCTACACCGGCGAGCAATATCCTTGTGGATATCAGAGGAATGGAGTTAGCTCGCGAGGAAATGGTCAAGCTGGATCTGCACATCATCAACAAGGTGAGTGTGGATTGGAAAGATACCATGCTCTCAAGCGTTGAACGACGCAACGTACTGGAAGAAAAAACGAAGGAGTATAGGGCAAACACAGGCGAGTACATCCGCCCCATTTGTTTGGTACAGGTCGAGCGCACTGGCAAAGACCAGCGGGGCGGACGTTACATCCATGCGGAAGATGTGCGGGAGTATTTGATCAAAGTCTGCGGGATTCCAGAGGAGCAGGTAGCGGTCAAAACAAGCGAGAAGGATGATATCGAGGGGATTGACCTTCTGGCCCGTGACTGTCCCATCCGTTACATCATCACCAAACAAGCATTGCAGGAAGGATGGGATTGCGCCTTTGCGTATGTGCTGACGATTCTCACCAATCCCGCATCAAAGAATAACCTCACCCAGTTAGTGGGACGAATTCTCCGCCAACCCTTTGCTCGAAAGACGAAAAGCAAGGAACTTGATGAAAGCTACGTGTTTTGTTTCCAGCAACGTGGGGCGGGATTGTTGGCCAGTGTCAAGGCTGGTTTTGAACAGGAAGGATTGGGGGATCTTGCAGGGCGAGTGATCGCGGATGAAACACTAGAGGGTGAGGTGTCGGGTGAGGGTGAGCGGGTTGTGGAGATACGAGATGAGTTTCGGAAGTTTGTTGGCAAGATCTATCTGCCGGTGTTTGTTATTCAAGAGGATTCGCAGTGGCGACAAGTTAGTTATGAGATGGATATTATTAGTCGAATTGATTGGACAAACGCCGACTTTAGCTCTCTCTATGAGCTTCCGCTCTCACCGCTTGAGGAAAAGGACATCGAGGTTGCTATAGGCTTAAGCGAGGATGAAAAAGAGGTCATCCGGCAAAAAGGCGTTGTCCGACTCAAGGAAGGAGGTCTTGCTATTGACATGGTGTTTGTCGCACGACATCTGGTTGACATTATCCCAAATCCTTGGGTGGCGCACGAAATCGGCACAAGAGTCATGGAGAGACTGCTGGCCAAGTCGAATGCACAAGTGGCAGCAAACAACTTAGTGTTTATCATAGAAGAGACGCGCAAGCACGCAGAGAAAGAAAAAGATCGTCTGGCGCAACAGGTCTTCTCACAACTCATCCATGACAAACGGCTGCGGTTTCTCTTGCTCAAAGAAGACCAAGGGTATCGTTTGCCCAGTCGCATCCGCGTGAGAAGAACTGGCAAAACGCTAACACGCTCGGATGGACTGTCGCTCCAGCGGAGTCTGTTTGAATTCGTACCAGACGATGAGTTGAATAGCACCGAGACAGCAGTGGCTTGGTATCTGGAAGAGCAGGGAAGGCTTCTCTGGTGGTACCGCAATCTTTCTCGGCAGGATTACGCCATTCAAGGTTGGCGAAAGCACCGCATCTACCCTGATTTTATCTTTTCAGAAGTAGACCCAAAAGACTGGACCGAATATGACAAGGTCTTTGTTGTGGAGACAAAAGGGCTGCATTTGAAAAACGAGGATACAGAATACAAGCAGGATGTCTTTGAATTGTGTAATAGGCTGGCCGAAGCAAAGAGCTGGTTGGAGCTGGGCTTGCAGTTCCCCGAGAAGAAGGTGGTATTTCAAGTTGTCTTTGAACACGAGTGGCAGCGAAAAATCAATACCCTATTTGCGCCGTGA
- a CDS encoding AAA family ATPase, with product MLTKLIVTNFKRFGRVEIELGDPVVFIGPNNSGKTSALQALALWEAGLRLWNEKRKGKTTPKRRAGVTINRRDLVAIPVPDANLLWRDLHVRDVQRDEGKQETKNIRIDIVVEGVTEDKRWECGLEFDYANEESFYCRPMRLSEEKGPERMPIPSEATKVQVAFLPPMSGLSATETRLDHGAINVRVGEGRTAEVLRNLCYKINAEKGESWEKLVAQIKSYFGSELDVPKYIAERGEIKMGYREKGILFDLSSSGKGLQQTLLLLSYMYANPGAVLLLDEPDAHLEILRQRQIYQLLVNVARENGNQVIAASHSEVLLNEAADRDVVIAFVGKPHRINDRGSQVRKALQEIGFEHYYQAEQTGWVLYLEGPTDLAILQAFAEKLDHQEAVRALERPFVHYVGNQPNEVRKHFHGLREAVPELQAIAIFDRLDQEIPSDLGAEGLMWARREIENYLCYEDVLLAYAEATTRQEISDPLFNAAESARRTNAMRESIREVELALGTLGKGSPWDTNTKVSDDFLTPLFAKYFGKLGLPNIMEKKNFHDLARIVPKDKIDPEIYEKLDAIVRVARCARPALDTD from the coding sequence ATGCTCACAAAACTTATTGTGACAAACTTCAAGAGATTTGGCCGGGTTGAGATCGAATTGGGCGATCCAGTCGTCTTCATAGGTCCCAACAACTCGGGGAAGACTTCTGCTCTTCAAGCCCTTGCCCTTTGGGAAGCAGGTCTAAGACTTTGGAATGAGAAACGCAAAGGCAAGACTACGCCCAAGAGACGTGCCGGCGTAACGATTAACCGCAGAGATTTGGTGGCAATACCCGTTCCTGATGCTAACTTACTCTGGCGGGATCTGCATGTGAGAGATGTCCAACGGGATGAGGGAAAACAAGAAACTAAGAACATACGAATTGATATCGTCGTTGAAGGTGTGACCGAAGATAAGAGATGGGAGTGCGGTTTGGAGTTTGACTATGCCAATGAAGAATCTTTCTATTGTCGTCCAATGCGCTTGTCAGAGGAAAAAGGCCCAGAGCGAATGCCCATTCCAAGTGAGGCAACAAAGGTTCAGGTAGCTTTTCTACCCCCCATGTCAGGTCTGTCGGCGACTGAAACACGTCTTGACCACGGCGCAATCAATGTGCGCGTAGGAGAGGGAAGAACAGCAGAGGTCTTGCGTAACCTCTGCTACAAGATTAATGCAGAAAAGGGTGAGTCTTGGGAGAAACTCGTTGCACAGATCAAGTCATATTTTGGATCAGAGTTGGATGTCCCCAAATACATCGCTGAGCGCGGTGAAATCAAAATGGGATATAGAGAAAAAGGAATACTCTTTGACCTTTCTTCATCCGGCAAAGGGCTCCAACAGACCCTTCTTCTTCTTTCCTACATGTACGCTAACCCGGGAGCCGTTTTGCTGCTCGACGAACCAGATGCACACTTGGAAATTCTGCGACAGAGGCAAATCTACCAGCTCCTAGTAAATGTCGCCCGCGAGAACGGGAATCAAGTAATTGCCGCAAGTCATTCAGAAGTGCTGCTCAATGAGGCAGCAGACAGGGATGTAGTCATCGCATTTGTAGGAAAGCCTCACAGGATCAATGATCGTGGTAGCCAGGTTCGGAAGGCACTGCAAGAAATTGGATTTGAGCATTACTATCAAGCGGAACAGACTGGCTGGGTGCTCTACTTGGAAGGTCCGACCGACTTGGCCATTCTCCAAGCGTTTGCTGAGAAACTGGATCATCAAGAAGCAGTCCGGGCCCTTGAAAGACCGTTTGTTCACTATGTGGGGAACCAGCCTAATGAGGTGCGAAAGCATTTCCATGGACTGCGGGAGGCTGTGCCGGAGCTGCAAGCTATTGCTATTTTTGACCGACTCGATCAGGAGATTCCTAGTGATTTGGGTGCGGAGGGACTGATGTGGGCGCGCCGGGAGATTGAGAATTACCTGTGCTACGAAGATGTGCTCCTAGCCTATGCTGAGGCGACGACACGACAAGAAATTTCCGACCCACTCTTCAACGCGGCGGAATCTGCCAGACGCACGAACGCCATGCGTGAGTCTATCCGTGAAGTGGAACTAGCACTTGGCACCCTGGGTAAAGGCTCCCCATGGGATACAAACACAAAAGTGAGCGATGATTTCTTAACCCCGCTGTTCGCGAAGTATTTTGGCAAACTAGGACTCCCAAACATCATGGAGAAGAAAAACTTCCATGATCTTGCCCGCATTGTTCCCAAAGATAAGATCGATCCTGAGATATACGAGAAACTGGACGCAATTGTCCGGGTCGCGAGATGTGCGAGACCCGCACTCGACACCGACTGA